The following are encoded together in the Anabrus simplex isolate iqAnaSimp1 chromosome 5, ASM4041472v1, whole genome shotgun sequence genome:
- the LOC136874850 gene encoding inactive serine/threonine-protein kinase 19 isoform X2, producing MSKRPSVSDFYGQKKKFKSPAVETKPHSGTLWADDEISLNVSDLPSDTESAFLYLRSRFLEKCRECHLPIVVLVHQLYSIVKCRTTVDKDLRVLQAKGIIRLFKLGGEESVLVVIKTDDLHDLVKERCPSKPVLDRFLKVVLPATLDVCIDKSTLTGKFCLTENDISDLMSGGLLTLRSVSSFWFSFPSSGEFVRTYFRGRKNVLRTIRKSKYSEILQQY from the exons ATGAGCAAGAGACCATCTGTGTCTGACTTCTATGGTCAGAAAAAGAAATTCAAGTCTCCTGCTGTTGAGACGAAACCACATAGTGGTACATTGTGGGCTGATGATGAAATTAGTTTAAATGTTTCGGATTTACCCAGTGATACCGAATCTGCATTTCTTTATCTAAGGAGTAGATTCCTTGAGAAATGCCGCGAGTGTCATCTTCCTATTGTTGTTCTAGTCCATCAGTTATATAGTATTGTGAAATGCAGAACAACTGTGGACAAAGATCTG AGAGTCCTACAGGCGAAAGGAATTATTCGTCTCTTCAAACTTGGCGGTGAAGAAAGTGTTCTTGTTGTAATCAAGACTGATGATCTGCATGATCTTGTAAAGGAGAGATGTCCTTCTAAGCCTGTGCTTGATCGTTTCTTAAAAGTGGTTCTGCCAGCAACTTTAGATGTCTGTATTGATAAGAGTACACTGACAGGCAAGTTCTGCCTTACTGAGAATGATATTAG TGATTTAATGAGTGGAGGTTTATTAACATTGAGGTCTGTATCCAGCTTTTGGTTCTCATTTCCCTCCTCTGGAGAGTTTGTCAGGACTTATTTCAGGGGTAGAAAGAATGTTTTGAGAACTATCAGGAAAAGCAAGTACAGTGAAATTTTACAGCAG